Proteins encoded in a region of the Anopheles aquasalis chromosome 2, idAnoAquaMG_Q_19, whole genome shotgun sequence genome:
- the LOC126572079 gene encoding cilia- and flagella-associated protein 45-like encodes MPIQSKPSKNFVKSQAKSSYVNDLPVKQHRPGIYNRHHPQECDIMLRWRPIHLQREDPYEGKKVVRIMNKDNIRNLLIPSSDNSVYPSFWTKEDFDRMQDKAKLKSLEDRLAEFKANENEKKKMLEESERRKKRLQEIDRERQQKGGKVGNILDDGSGDRDSDTSPRKIIDRAFLAKQEQEEEVKRANRIILAAKCHIIRDAQIAEKQEIERELRAEELRLEKMMLEENEKALKEEEKKREFNKVLTTQHSEEIRNQLLDREKIRHKEAERIEEEARVLKQAQMAIAEEEKRKEKERHDRVNEVREGLKKAYELSAYYKQVDFEEQRIAELKIQEYMRQRMERQKKLEFERKIAAEVREKEHDRMLKIQQKLLDTKSERNDMDLRRGQEHIEREFRRREKEAAIKKKELEQQLAVARAAQLEAVKTERAMQLARDELEHKKTIEKLKEEEAKEMNQKRKQLKLRERYREEIIQQMNLKDQERREKERIARNEQAALLESERKRDKNIKTIIANKIKMMKESQVPERFIKDVERQLNLGK; translated from the exons ATGCCGATTCAATCAAAACCTTCGAAAAATTTTGTCAAATCTCAAGCTAAATCATCGTATGTTAACGATCTGCCGGTGAAACAGCATCGCCCTGGAATCTACAATCGCCACCA CCCCCAAGAGTGTGATATTATGCTGCGTTGGAGACCGATCCACTTGCAGCGAGAGGATCCGTATGAAGGGAAAAAGGTAGTGCGGATCATGAACAAGGACAACATTCGCAATCTCCTCATTCCGAGCTCGGACAATTCCGTGTATCCCTCGTTTTGGACCAAGGAAGATTTTGATCGGATGCAGGATAAAGCCAAACTGAAATCGTTGGAAGACCGGCTGGCAGAATTCAAGGccaatgaaaacgaaaaaaagaaaatgctagAGGAGTCGGAGAGGCGTAAAAAACGTCTGCAAGAAATCGACCGCGAACGGCAGCAAAAAGGTGGCAAGGTGGGCAATATTCTCGACGATGGAAGCGGAGACCGCGATTCCGATACGAGCCCGCGGAAAATCATTGATCGAGCCTTTCTGGCCAAGcaagagcaggaggaggaagtgaagCGCGCGAATCGCATCATTCTGGCCGCCAAATGTCACATAATTCGCGATGCACAGATTGCGGAGAAGCAGGAAATTGAGCGCGAGCTACGGGCGGAAGAGCTCCGGTTGGAAAAGATGATGCTGGAGGAGAATGAAAAGGCactgaaggaggaggagaaaaaacgGGAGTTCAATAAGGTGCTTACCACGCAGCATTCGGAGGAAATCCGCAatcagctgctcgatcgaGAGAAAATACGCCACAAGGAAGCGGAACGCATCGAGGAGGAGGCTCGCGTCCTAAAGCAGGCTCAGATGGCGATCGCCGAGGAGGAAAAACGCAAGGAAAAGGAACGCCACGATCGTGTAAATGAAGTTCGCGAGGGTCTGAAGAAAGCGTACGAGCTTTCTGCGTACTACAAACAGGTCGATTTTGAAGAGCAACGGATTGCGGAGCTCAAAATACAGGAGTACATGCGCCAGCGCATGGAGCGACAGAAGAAGTTGGAATTTGAGCGTAAAATTGCGGCCGAAGTTCGTGAAAAGGAACATGATCGAATGCTTAAGATACAGCAGAAGCTACTTGACACCAAGTCGGAGCGAAACGACATGGACCTTCGGCGAGGACAAGAGCACATCGAGCGTGAGTTTCGTCGCCGGGAGAAGGAAGCTGCGATCAAGAAAAAGGAACTGGAACAACAGCTGGCCGTGGCACGGGCAGCCCAGTTGGAGGCGGTG AAAACCGAACGAGCTATGCAGCTAGCGCGCGATGAGTTAGAGCATaagaaaacgatcgaaaagctgaaggaggaggaggccaaaGAGATGAACCAGAAGCGGAAGCAACTGAAGCTGCGCGAAAGATATCGAGAGGAGATCATCCAACAAATGAACCTCAAGGATCAAGAGCGTCGCGAAAAGGAGAGAATCGCGCGCAACGAACAGGCAGCATTGTTGGAATCCGAGAGAAAACGCGATAA GAATATTAAAACTATCAtagcaaacaaaatcaaaatgatgAAGGAAAGTCAGGTTCCGGAACGATTCATCAAGGATGTAGAGCGTCAGCTTAACCTTGGCAAATAG
- the LOC126572100 gene encoding A disintegrin and metalloproteinase with thrombospondin motifs 7: protein MISHGNRFFIVLLALSFRSADSRHQGIYTHHLGEASQLVIPRKVNHLGETITHVLTHHHEHHRRRPHDGDDASESGGQHRRRRRSTPAEDIPPPPPASHPDLQLQYHIDVGDETLHLELEPSTASFVAPLMVVERHRRDVRTRVHPPKHINCHYQGQIRGHDHSRVALSACNGLAGVLRTNRTEYWIEPSKNHQPGPNGEHPHVLFKRADVKETPIKKNMKLATNKKRKRKRKKRHLSNCGTREPRRLTETRLEWQHQGKVLVQGGRKARNHLPDIEETQRRYGTSEAPPRAARSDKQPRHRRRIKRSISKPRHVEALVVADHSMVLFHQDVDLQQYLLMIMNMVSSLYKDPTIGNSIQVAVVKIIILEEEDSHADFNVTHMAGNTLENFCRWQRSLNPKPDEDPHHHDVAILVTRKNICSNHGCATLGVANVGGMCRPDKSCSVNEDNGITLAHTISHELGHNFGMYHDTAKTGCDHRIGPILHIMTPSFEADTMQVSWSNCSRRDITHFLDQGLGKCLEDEPSQEEYEYPELPPGAMYNADLQCRLQFNSTDEEMTVCSKLGEICTQLWCLVDEVCTTMLRPAAPGTNCGRRMWCQNQKCVDVEELPAPVDGGWGDWSPWSECSRTCGFGIAKQTRECDHPSPAHGGTFCIGERARYKTCHLQPCPIGSPSFRAQQCSSHDNDTIKGEQYTWLPYFDKNEPCELYCSNAEDTMIVPFGDTAADGTLCNLGTNDMCIGGICRRVGCDWVVDSNTTEDRCGICGGAGDTCYVKKGEIAKKLNTTDGVQDVLMIPLGARNVRIEEIAPSKNFIGVSKATSSECYLNCNQFIQLPGEYEVASSLCLYERENEQERLKIPGPIMEDINIFVVIKKKHNHAGIRFEYTLPSNNAHNQSIYYWKLTEWSVCSATCGGGQQSRESVCFHRGKGPVNEELCVRHAYGKRHERIVRDCNDDPCPFNWWVGPWQLCPMTCTRSGEPGPARRRSILCVDSNSNARPDMYCDNKPRPPDHEPCGSGLPVCQDSKSVHVTESASTVGPDQSTTTLLPELPSPSTLADYEVSNII from the exons atgatttcCCATGGCAATCGCTTCTTCATCGTACTGCTGGCATTGAGCTTTCGTTCCGCTGACTCCAGACACCAGG GCATCTACACGCATCATCTTGGCGAAGCGAGCCAGCTAGTAATACCGCGAAAGGTAAACCATCTCGGTGAGACCATCACGCATGTCTTAACACATCATCACGAACATCACCGCCGACGGCcgcacgatggcgacgatgcaTCCGAGAGCGGAGGACAGCATCGTCGGCGGCGCCGTAGCACCCCGGCAGAAgacattcctcctcctcctcctgcttcccATCCGGATCTGCAGCTGCAATATCACATCGATGTCGGCGATGAAACACTCCACCTGGAACTCGA ACCATCGACGGCATCGTTTGTAGCGCCATTAATGGTGGTCGAGCGGCATCGTCGCGACGTCCGGACGCGTGTTCATCCGCCCAAGCACATAAACTGTCATTATCAAGGTCAAATCCGAGGTCACGACCATTCGCGGGTGGCGCTATCGGCCTGCAACGGACTG GCCGGTGTTTTGCGAACCAATCGGACCGAGTACTGGATCGAACCgtccaaaaaccatcaaccaggACCGAACGGAGAGCATCCGCACGTGCTCTTCAAGCGAGCCGATGTCAAAGAAACACCAATCAAG aaaaacatgaaattggCAACCAACAAGAAGAGGAAACGAAAGCGCAAGAAACGTCATCTGAGTAATTGCGGCACCAGAGAACCTCGGCGGCTCACAGAGACACGGCTAGAATGGCAACACCAGGGCAAG GTTCTGGTGCAAGGTGGTAGGAAAGCGCGAAATCACCTGCCCGATATCGAGGAAACCCAGCGACGATATGGTACCAGCGAAGCACCACCACGTGCCGCGAGATCGGACAAACAGCCACGGCACCGGCGACGCATTAAGCGATCGATCAGCAAACCGCGCCACGTTGAGGCGCTTGTCGTGGCCGACCATTCGATGGTGCTGTTCCACCAGGACGTCGATCTGCAGCAGTATCTACTGATGATCATGAATATGGTTTCCTCACTGTACAAGGACCCAACGATCGGTAACTCCATtcaggtggcggtggtgaaaaTCATAATTCTAGAGGAGGAAGACTCGCATGCCGACTTCAACGTCACGCACATGGCTGGCAACACGCTGGAGAACTTTTGTCG GTGGCAGCGAAGCCTGAATCCCAAGCCGGATGAAGATCCACATCATCACGACGTGGCCATTTTAGTGACGAGGAAAAACATCTGTTCCAATCATGGATGCGC GACGCTTGGTGTGGCCAACGTTGGCGGCATGTGTCGGCCGGATAAATCGTGCAGCGTCAACGAGGACAACGGCATCACTTTGGCGCACACGATATCGCATGAGCTGGGCCATAA TTTCGGAATGTACCACGATACGGCGAAAACCGGTTGCGATCATCGCATTGGACCGATACTGCACATCATGACACCGAGCTTCGAAGCGGACACTATGCAAGTGTCCTGGTCCAACTGCAGCCGTCGGGACATTACCCATTTTCTCGATCAGGGCCTTGGAAAGTGCCTCGAGGATGAGCCAAGTCAAGAGGAGTACGAGTATCCCGAGCTTCCCCCGGGAGCAATGTACAATGCGGACCTCCAGTGCCGGCTGCAGTTCAACTCTACCGACGAGGAAATGACCGTATGCTCCAAGCTGGGCGAAATTTGTACACAGCTGTGGTGTCTGGTGGATGAGGTTTGCACTACGATGCTGAGACCGGCCGCTCCCGGTACGAACTGTGGTCGTCGGATGTGGTGCCAGAACCAAAAGTGCGTCGATGTCGAAGAACTTCCCGCtccggtggatggtggctgGGGTGACTGGAGTCCGTGGAGTGAATGCTCCCGAACCTGTGGTTTCGGAATTGCCAAGCAAACCCGTGAATGTGATCATCCTTCTCCTGCTCACGGTGGAACGTTCTGCATTGGGGAACGGGCACGGTACAAAACGTGCCACTTGCAGCCGTGCCCCATCGGTAGTCCAAGCTTCCGGGCTCAACAATGTTCTTCGCATGATAATGACACGATCAAGGGCGAACAGTACACCTGGTTACCGTATTTCGATAAAA ATGAACCGTGTGAGCTTTACTGTAGCAACGCAGAGGACACAATGATTGTGCCTTTCGGAGATACTGCCGCTGATGGAACGCTCTGTAATCTCGGTACGAACGATATGTGCATCGGTGGCATCTGTCGCCGAGTCGGGTGTGATTGGGTCGTCGATTCCAACACGACCGAAGATCGATGTGGCATTTGTGGCGGAGCTGGAGACACATGCTACGTAAAGAAGGGAGAAATCGCCAAAAAACTAAACACCACCGATGGCGTGCAGGATGTACTGATGATTCCGTTAGGAGCGAGAAACGTGCGGATTGAGGAAATAGCACCCTCCAAAAACTTTATCGGTGTCAGCAAGGCTACGAGCAGTGAATGTTACCTGAACTGCAACCA GTTCATTCAACTTCCTGGCGAGTACGAAGTGGCTAGCAGTTTGTGTCTTTACGAGCGCGAGAATGAGCAAGAACGCCTGAAAATACCGGGACCCATAATGGAGGATATTAACATCTTT GTCGTTatcaaaaagaaacacaaccACGCAGGAATACGATTCGAGTATACGCTTCCATCGAACAACGCCCACAATCAATCGATCTACTACTGGAAGTTGACGGAATGGTCCGTTTGTTCCGCGACCTGCGGTGGTGGACAGCAGAGCCGTGAATCGGTTTGCTTCCACCGAGGCAAAGGTCCTGTGAACGAGGAACTATGCGTTCGGCATGCGTACGGCAAGCGGCACGAACGGATTGTGCGCGATTGTAACGATGATCCGTGTCCGTTCAACTGGTGGGTTGGACCATGGCAGCTATGTCCAATGACCTGTACCCGATCCGGTGAGCCCGGTCCTGCGCGTCGAAGATCGATCCTCTGCGTCGATAGTAATTCGAATGCACGGCCCGATATGTACTGCGACAATAAACCGCGCCCACCAGACCATGAACCGTGTGGGAGCGGGTTGCCAGTCTGTCAGGACAGCAAAAGTGTCCATGTGACCGAATCGGCGAGTACCGTTGGACCCGACCAGAGCACCACCACTTTGCTTCCAGAGCTTCCCTCACCCTCAACACTGGCTGACTACGAGgtcagcaacatcatctgA